From Glycine max cultivar Williams 82 chromosome 11, Glycine_max_v4.0, whole genome shotgun sequence, the proteins below share one genomic window:
- the LOC100793016 gene encoding general transcription factor IIH subunit 2 yields the protein MNNVAERPLNKDVEDDDEDDGGGLEAWERTYAEDRSWEALQEDESGLLRPIDTTAIYHAQYRRRLRTLAATAATARIQKGLIRYLYIVVDLSKAASERDFRPSRMVVMGKQVEAFIREFFDQNPLSHVGLVTIKDGIAHCITELGGSPESHIKALMGKLECSGDASLQNALELVLGYLNQIPSYGHREVLILYSALSTCDPGDLMETIQKCKKSKIRCSVIGLAAEMFVCKHLCEETGGTYSVALDESHFKELILEHAPPPPAIAEYSTANLIKMGFPQRSAEGSVAICTCHEEAKTGGGYTCPRCKVRVCELPTECRVCGLTLISSPHLARSYHHLFPIVMFDEVTPSQKDSSRSFPNTCFGCQQSLLSQGNKPGLSVICPKCKQQFCLDCDIYVHESLHNCPGCESSRHSKSVTASQ from the exons ATGAATAATGTTGCTGAAAGACCACTTAACAAAGATGTAGAGGATGATGATGAGGATGATGGTGGAGGCCTCGAAGCCTGGGAGAGAACTTATGCAGAGGATAGATCATGGGAGGCTTTGCAAGAGGATGAATCCGGACTTCTTCGCCCCATAGATACTACAGCCATTTACCATGCCCAGTATCGCAGGCGCCTCCGTACCCTTGCTGCCACAGCGGCTACTGCACGGATTCAGAAGGGGCTTATACGATACCTGTACATTGTTGTTGACCTGTCCAAG GCAGCTTCAGAGAGAGACTTTCGACCAAGTAGGATGGTTGTGATGGGGAAACAAGTTGAGGCATTTATCAGGGAATTCTTTGATCAGAATCCACTTAGTCATGTTGGTCTGGTGACTATAAAAGATGGGATTGCTCATTGCATAACAGAACTTGGTGGCAGTCCTGAGTCTCACATTAAAGCTTTGATGGGTAAACTGGAATGCTCAGGTGATGCCTCCTTACAAAACGCACTAGAGCTTGTTCTTGGATATCTAAATCAAATCCCATCATATGGTCATCGAGAAGTTCTGATCTTATATTCGGCTCTCAGTACATGTGATCCTGGTGATCTCATGGAAACCATCCAGAAATgcaaaaagagtaaaataaggTGCTCAGTCATTGGTCTTGCAGCTGAAATGTTTGTGTGCAAACATCTCTGCGAGGAAACTGGAGGGACTTATTCTGTTGCACTAGATGAG TCCCACTTTAAAGAGTTGATCCTAGAGCATGCCCCTCCACCTCCAGCAATAGCAGAGTATTCTACTGCTAATTTAATTAAGATGGGTTTCCCACAGCGATCAGCTGAGGGTTCTGTGGCAATTTGCACATGTCATGAAGAGGCCAAGACCGGAGGGGGATACACTTGTCCAAGATGCAAAGTTCGGGTCTGTGAGCTTCCCACTGAATGTCGTGTGTGTGGATTGACCCTTATTTCTTCACCCCATTTGGCTAGGTCATATCATCATTTATTTCCTATAGTGATGTTTGATGAGGTCACTCCATCTCAAAAGGATTCAAGCCGCAGTTTTCCCAATACTTGTTTTGGTTGTCAACAAAGTCTTCTTAGTCAGG GAAACAAGCCTGGACTTTCTGTTATTTGCCCAAAATGTAAGCAACAATTCTGCCTTGATTGTGACATCTACGTTCATGAGAGCTTACATAACTGCCCAGGCTGTGAAAGTTCCAGACATTCTAAGTCTGTAACTGCTTCCCAATGA